AACCTTAAACCTGAAGAGCATCTTCTGAGCCCTAAAGCAACAATGCTAAAGAAGGCTCGTGATGCTATACACCGGCTGAAATTGCGCTATGGAATTGGTCAGCCTTTCAACAAGATCGAATCCAGTCAAGTTGAAGCAACTTGGTTTGCCCTGATTTGGAATGAGATAATCCTCACATTTAGGGAGGAAGACCTAATTAGTGACAGGGAGGTTGAGCTGCTAGAGTTGCCGCCTAATTGTTGGAATATTCGGGTTATCCGTTGGCCGTGTTTCCTCCTTTGCAATGAGCTCCTGCTTGCTCTAAGTCAGGCAAACGAGCTCTGTGACGCTCCTGATCGCTGGCTTTGGTCAAAAATCTGTAGCAGTGAGTACAGGCGTTGTGCTGTTATAGAAGCTTTTGATAGCATCAAGTTTGTGATtcttaaaattgttaaaaatggCACAGAGGAAGAATCCATACTGAACAGGTTGTTTATGGAGATTGATGAAAATATGGAAAACGAAAAGATAACTGATGTATATAAGCTGACGGTACTACTTCGGATTCATGAAAAGCTGATATCACTTCTTGAGCGTCTGATGGACCCAGAAAAGAAAGTATTCAGGATCGTGAATATACTGCAAGCTCTGTATGAACTCTGTGCATGGGAGTTTCCAAGAATTAGGAGGAGCACTCCGCAGTTACGACAGCTTGGCTTGGCACCCATTAGTTTGGATGCAGGCACTGAATTGCTGTTTGTCAATGCCATTAATCTCCCTCCTCTTGATGATGTTGTCTTTTATAGGCAGATTCGTCGGGTCCATACAATTCTTACTTCTAGAGATCCAATGCATAATGTGCCAAAGAATCTTGAGGCCAGAGAGCGTCTTGCTTTCTTTAGCAACTCTCTCTTTATGAACATGCCCCAGGCTCCCAGTGTAGAAAAGATGATGGCTTTCAGCGTGTTGACTCCTTACTATGACGAAGAGGTGATGTATCGGCAAGAAATGCTCCGAGCTGAGAATGAGGATGGAATATCTACCCTATTCTACCTTCAAAGAATCTATGAGGACGAATGGGTGAATTTTGTGGAGCGGATGCGTAGAGAGGGAGCAGAAAATGAGAATGATATTTGGTCGAAGAAGGTTAGAGATCTTCGCCTCTGGGCTTCATATAGGGGACAGACGTTGTCCAGAACAGTGCGAGGGATGATGTATTATTATAGTGCCTTGAAGAAGCTTGCCTTTCTTGATTCTGCTTCTGAAATGGACATCAGGATGGGAACTCAGATTGCTCCTGAGGCACCCCGTTCTTACTACACAAATGATGGTGGGGATAACACACTGCAGCCAACACCTTCTCAGGAAATCAGCAGAATGGCTAGTGGTATAACCCATTTGCTTAA
The DNA window shown above is from Camelina sativa cultivar DH55 unplaced genomic scaffold, Cs unpScaffold02278, whole genome shotgun sequence and carries:
- the LOC109131686 gene encoding callose synthase 11-like, producing KPEEHLLSPKATMLKKARDAIHRLKLRYGIGQPFNKIESSQVEATWFALIWNEIILTFREEDLISDREVELLELPPNCWNIRVIRWPCFLLCNELLLALSQANELCDAPDRWLWSKICSSEYRRCAVIEAFDSIKFVILKIVKNGTEEESILNRLFMEIDENMENEKITDVYKLTVLLRIHEKLISLLERLMDPEKKVFRIVNILQALYELCAWEFPRIRRSTPQLRQLGLAPISLDAGTELLFVNAINLPPLDDVVFYRQIRRVHTILTSRDPMHNVPKNLEARERLAFFSNSLFMNMPQAPSVEKMMAFSVLTPYYDEEVMYRQEMLRAENEDGISTLFYLQRIYEDEWVNFVERMRREGAENENDIWSKKVRDLRLWASYRGQTLSRTVRGMMYYYSALKKLAFLDSASEMDIRMGTQIAPEAPRSYYTNDGGDNTLQPTPSQEISRMASGITHLLKGSEYGSAMMKFTYVVACQVYGQHKARGDHRAEE